One window from the genome of Pyrus communis chromosome 16, drPyrComm1.1, whole genome shotgun sequence encodes:
- the LOC137720890 gene encoding transcription factor bHLH36-like, with protein MFPLHQSKKLVFQISSNPRHHHDHTISEDRRVPEHGNMGKSRRRKLAVTLDYMMDDDHKSNDHNKKKKMFMHRESERQRRQEMGILHASLRSLLPLEFIKGKRSISDHMNEAVNYIKHLQNRIKRLDAKRAELKKVSDRINSSTSTDDHGGESSHGGSPSCFTVHPCCGGVQIVISTAIGFRSGEEGLRFSISRVLEVLLEQGLCVVSCVSSKIDDRLLHTIQSEANDPESIDLSALEHKLHEVLPRCK; from the exons ATGTTTCCTTTACACCAAAGCAAGAAGCTGGTCTTCCAGATTTCATCTAATCCTCGTCATCACCATGATCACACAATTTCAGAAGATCGTAGAGTTCCGGAGCATGGCAACATGGGAAAAAGCCGGCGACGGAAATTAGCTGTTACTTTGGACTATATGATGGATGATGATCACAAGTCTAATGATcataacaagaagaagaaaatgtttaTGCACAGGGAAAGTGAAAGGCAAAGAAGGCAAGAAATGGGTATCCTACATGCTTCACTTAGATCCCTACTCCCTCTTGAATTTATCAAG GGAAAGCGTTCGATATCAGACCACATGAACGAGGCTGTGAATTATATAAAGCACCTCCAGAATAGGATCAAGAGATTAGACGCCAAGAGAGCTGAACTGAAGAAGGTCTCCGATCGAATTAACTCTAGTACTAGCACGGACGACCATGGTGGTGAAAGTTCCCATGGGGGATCGCCAAGCTGTTTCACAGTCCACCCATGTTGCGGTGGAGTGCAAATCGTGATCAGTACTGCCATCGGCTTCAGATCTGGAGAGGAAGGGTTACGCTTctcaatttctagggttttagaAGTGCTTCTTGAACAAGGGCTTTGTGTTGTGAGCTGTGTCTCCTCCAAAATAGATGACAGACTCCTTCATACTATCCAGTCCGAG gcGAATGATCCAGAGAGTATCGATCTTTCTGCGCTGGAACATAAACTACATGAAGTGCTTCCACGATGTAAATGA
- the LOC137720891 gene encoding receptor-like serine/threonine-protein kinase At4g25390 isoform X1: protein MRQFLQSPSQSPAASPQPQPRVSSRLPNPIAAASATTAFSLLLFLVVCFRKITRKRTTPESDSKPPHRFSYSVLRRATDSFSPTRRLGQGGSGSVFFGTIPHTRQDVAVKLMDSGSLQSEREFQNELFLASKLDSSLVVSVLGFSSDPKRRRMVLVYEFMSNGNLQDALLKRKCPELMEWRKRFSIAVDVAKGLRYLHGLDPPLIHGDVKPSNVLLDGDFAAKIADFGLARLKSEDQVVIEIDDVPKEELESNGGCDYGSVVEETESVTTAGFDDLNVAVDQSPEDLAKGPVSVSPETSVTPPSPVSPGGTLEEGGKQRVNKDWWWRQDSGVKDYVMEWIGNEIGTDRPVGTTASCSSSETVGKVKKKRKNKRRLEWWVSMDEEKNVKKSNKERKRPAREWWKEEYCDELAKKKKKKDKKQPKGMSFDDNDDNWWSRDEELYAESKKKIKKRSRSRSWGSVSSIDWWLDGMRRNGSHDSGEIPKSGAMSSTPSMRGTVCYVAPEYGDGGDPSEKWDVYSFGIFLLVLIAGRRPLEVTNSPMSEFQRANLLSWARHLARSGKLVDLVDKSIQSLDQEQAVLCITVALVCLQKVPSRRPSMKEVVGMLTGELEPPKLPRELSTSAKSRFPFKSQANVRKLGGF from the exons ATGCGCCAATTCCTTCAATCCCCATCGCAATCGCCCGCAGCTTCTCCTCAGCCCCAACCCCGGGTCAGCAGCCGCCTCCCCAACCCTATCGCCGCCGCCTCCGCCACCACcgccttctctctcctcctcttcctcgtAGTCTGCTTCCGAAAAATCACCCGGAAGCGGACCACCCCGGAATCCGACTCCAAGCCCCCCCACCGGTTCTCCTACTCCGTGCTCCGCCGCGCGACCGACTCCTTCTCCCCCACCCGCCGCCTTGGCCAAGGCGGCTCAGGTTCCGTGTTTTTCGGCACCATCCCACACACCCGACAAGATGTCGCCGTCAAGCTCATGGACTCCGGCTCGCTACAGAGCGAGCGCGAGTTCCAGAACGAGCTCTTTTTAGCCTCTAAGCTCGATTCTTCGCTCGTCGTCTCGGTCCTCGGATTTTCCTCCGACCCGAAACGGCGGCGTATGGTGCTGGTGTACGAGTTTATGAGCAACGGGAATTTGCAGGACGCGCTGCTGAAGAGAAAGTGCCCTGAATTGATGGAGTGGAGAAAAAGGTTTTCGATTGCCGTTGATGTAGCGAAAGGGCTCAGATATCTTCATGGGTTGGACCCGCCGTTAATTCACGGCGATGTGAAGCCCAGTAATGTGCTGCTGGACGGCGACTTCGCCGCCAAGATCGCCGATTTCGGGCTCGCTAGGCTGAAATCGGAGGATCAGGTTGTGATTGAGATTGATGACGTGCCGAAGGAGGAGCTTGAGAGCAATGGCGGGTGCGACTATGGGTCGGTGGTGGAGGAAACTGAGAGTGTGACCACCGCTGGGTTTGATGATTTGAACGTGGCTGTTGATCAGTCGCCGGAGGATTTAGCGAAGGGTCCTGTTTCGGTTTCGCCGGAGACTTCGGTGACACCACCGTCCCCGGTGTCTCCAGGGGGGACTTTGGAGGAGGGAGGAAAACAGAGGGTAAATAAGGATTGGTGGTGGAGGCAGGACAGTGGAGTGAAGGACTATGTGATGGAGTGGATTGGGAATGAGATTGGGACTGATAGGCCGGTTGGAACTACTGCCTCCTGTTCGAGTAGTGAAACGGTTGGGAAAGttaagaagaagaggaagaacaagagGAGATTGGAATGGTGGGTGTCGATGGACGAGGAAAAGAATGTGAAGAAATCGAATAAGGAGAGGAAAAGGCCTGCCAGGGAATGGTGGAAGGAGGAGTACTGTGATGAGCTtgctaagaagaagaaaaagaaggacaAGAAGCAACCGAAAGGAATGAGCTTTGACGACAATGATGACAACTGGTGGTCACGCGATGAGGAATTGTATGCGGAGAGTAAGAAGAAGATCAAGAAGAGGAGTAGGAGCAGGAGTTGGGGGAGTGTGAGTAGTATTGATTGGTGGTTGGACGGAATGCGGCGTAATGGTAGCCATGATTCCGGGGAGATTCCAAAGAGTGGCGCCATGAGTAGTACTCCGAGCATGAGAGGGACAGTGTGTTACGTTGCCCCTGAATACGGTGATGGTGGTGATCCGTCTGAGAAGTGGGATGTTTAtagttttgggatttttttattGGTTCTTATAGCCGGAAGGCGCCCACTTGAGGTCACAAATTCGCCTATGTCCGAATTCCAAAGGGCGAATTTGTTATCGTGGGCGCGCCATCTTGCCCGCTCAGGGAAGCTCGTTGATCTCGTTGATAAGTCCATTCAATCTCTGGATCAAGAACAAGCAGTCCTTTGCATTACCGTGGCATTGGTTTGCTTGCAAAAAGTGCCTTCTCGCCGCCCCTCGATGAAGGAGGTTGTGGGGATGCTTACCGGTGAGTTGGAGCCACCCAAACTACCGCGTGAATTATCCACTTCAGCTAAGTCACGCTTCCCATTTAAGTCTCAGGCGAATGTCCG TAAGCTCGGTGGCTTCTGA
- the LOC137720891 gene encoding receptor-like serine/threonine-protein kinase At4g25390 isoform X2 — translation MRQFLQSPSQSPAASPQPQPRVSSRLPNPIAAASATTAFSLLLFLVVCFRKITRKRTTPESDSKPPHRFSYSVLRRATDSFSPTRRLGQGGSGSVFFGTIPHTRQDVAVKLMDSGSLQSEREFQNELFLASKLDSSLVVSVLGFSSDPKRRRMVLVYEFMSNGNLQDALLKRKCPELMEWRKRFSIAVDVAKGLRYLHGLDPPLIHGDVKPSNVLLDGDFAAKIADFGLARLKSEDQVVIEIDDVPKEELESNGGCDYGSVVEETESVTTAGFDDLNVAVDQSPEDLAKGPVSVSPETSVTPPSPVSPGGTLEEGGKQRVNKDWWWRQDSGVKDYVMEWIGNEIGTDRPVGTTASCSSSETVGKVKKKRKNKRRLEWWVSMDEEKNVKKSNKERKRPAREWWKEEYCDELAKKKKKKDKKQPKGMSFDDNDDNWWSRDEELYAESKKKIKKRSRSRSWGSVSSIDWWLDGMRRNGSHDSGEIPKSGAMSSTPSMRGTVCYVAPEYGDGGDPSEKWDVYSFGIFLLVLIAGRRPLEVTNSPMSEFQRANLLSWARHLARSGKLVDLVDKSIQSLDQEQAVLCITVALVCLQKVPSRRPSMKEVVGMLTGELEPPKLPRELSTSAKSRFPFKSQANVRYAC, via the exons ATGCGCCAATTCCTTCAATCCCCATCGCAATCGCCCGCAGCTTCTCCTCAGCCCCAACCCCGGGTCAGCAGCCGCCTCCCCAACCCTATCGCCGCCGCCTCCGCCACCACcgccttctctctcctcctcttcctcgtAGTCTGCTTCCGAAAAATCACCCGGAAGCGGACCACCCCGGAATCCGACTCCAAGCCCCCCCACCGGTTCTCCTACTCCGTGCTCCGCCGCGCGACCGACTCCTTCTCCCCCACCCGCCGCCTTGGCCAAGGCGGCTCAGGTTCCGTGTTTTTCGGCACCATCCCACACACCCGACAAGATGTCGCCGTCAAGCTCATGGACTCCGGCTCGCTACAGAGCGAGCGCGAGTTCCAGAACGAGCTCTTTTTAGCCTCTAAGCTCGATTCTTCGCTCGTCGTCTCGGTCCTCGGATTTTCCTCCGACCCGAAACGGCGGCGTATGGTGCTGGTGTACGAGTTTATGAGCAACGGGAATTTGCAGGACGCGCTGCTGAAGAGAAAGTGCCCTGAATTGATGGAGTGGAGAAAAAGGTTTTCGATTGCCGTTGATGTAGCGAAAGGGCTCAGATATCTTCATGGGTTGGACCCGCCGTTAATTCACGGCGATGTGAAGCCCAGTAATGTGCTGCTGGACGGCGACTTCGCCGCCAAGATCGCCGATTTCGGGCTCGCTAGGCTGAAATCGGAGGATCAGGTTGTGATTGAGATTGATGACGTGCCGAAGGAGGAGCTTGAGAGCAATGGCGGGTGCGACTATGGGTCGGTGGTGGAGGAAACTGAGAGTGTGACCACCGCTGGGTTTGATGATTTGAACGTGGCTGTTGATCAGTCGCCGGAGGATTTAGCGAAGGGTCCTGTTTCGGTTTCGCCGGAGACTTCGGTGACACCACCGTCCCCGGTGTCTCCAGGGGGGACTTTGGAGGAGGGAGGAAAACAGAGGGTAAATAAGGATTGGTGGTGGAGGCAGGACAGTGGAGTGAAGGACTATGTGATGGAGTGGATTGGGAATGAGATTGGGACTGATAGGCCGGTTGGAACTACTGCCTCCTGTTCGAGTAGTGAAACGGTTGGGAAAGttaagaagaagaggaagaacaagagGAGATTGGAATGGTGGGTGTCGATGGACGAGGAAAAGAATGTGAAGAAATCGAATAAGGAGAGGAAAAGGCCTGCCAGGGAATGGTGGAAGGAGGAGTACTGTGATGAGCTtgctaagaagaagaaaaagaaggacaAGAAGCAACCGAAAGGAATGAGCTTTGACGACAATGATGACAACTGGTGGTCACGCGATGAGGAATTGTATGCGGAGAGTAAGAAGAAGATCAAGAAGAGGAGTAGGAGCAGGAGTTGGGGGAGTGTGAGTAGTATTGATTGGTGGTTGGACGGAATGCGGCGTAATGGTAGCCATGATTCCGGGGAGATTCCAAAGAGTGGCGCCATGAGTAGTACTCCGAGCATGAGAGGGACAGTGTGTTACGTTGCCCCTGAATACGGTGATGGTGGTGATCCGTCTGAGAAGTGGGATGTTTAtagttttgggatttttttattGGTTCTTATAGCCGGAAGGCGCCCACTTGAGGTCACAAATTCGCCTATGTCCGAATTCCAAAGGGCGAATTTGTTATCGTGGGCGCGCCATCTTGCCCGCTCAGGGAAGCTCGTTGATCTCGTTGATAAGTCCATTCAATCTCTGGATCAAGAACAAGCAGTCCTTTGCATTACCGTGGCATTGGTTTGCTTGCAAAAAGTGCCTTCTCGCCGCCCCTCGATGAAGGAGGTTGTGGGGATGCTTACCGGTGAGTTGGAGCCACCCAAACTACCGCGTGAATTATCCACTTCAGCTAAGTCACGCTTCCCATTTAAGTCTCAGGCGAATGTCCG GTATGCTTGCTGA